One part of the Longimicrobium sp. genome encodes these proteins:
- a CDS encoding NFACT RNA binding domain-containing protein, translating into MSNAIRFDPPLVRALAAELDALLQGRAAHPAPVFDRDLSALLLLDGGEALRLDLHPTRGWVRIVPRPEGLEGHAPEARIVRVAAAPDERLLRIELQEGNRFRGGARSLFFELHTNQWNALLVDGADRRIVSVLRSREAGGRRLHAGEEYAPPAPQSRLSARTTERDRLRVEWHLRLAFVAPDQRRGELLRGFADASPLNADAILGDAAASDDAAALDPAFERWWHVHAGDTEPVLLDARWGKQPYPRRLEGIAAEPFPTLLAAWATLATSDEVPGREQEIARLLTRARRRLEGVRRRAAKLYTELQGVGAAEPLRARGELLLANLHRVQHGASRVTVYDHEGRKIKLTVDPALRPHENANRWFEEARRLDRIAERIPGLIERAESEVRRWEKGIAAAEAGEPPAWMEAALRRAESKEAKSPAQMRDRKPYRVYRTSGGLEVRVGRTREDNDRLTFHHASPGDVWLHARSVPGSHVVLRWQEEGAPPARDLEEAATLAAWHSKARSSGTVAVDWTRRRYVRKPRGAPPGRVTIQQAKTVFVSPDGELEERLRE; encoded by the coding sequence CCGCGCCCTCGCGGCGGAGCTGGACGCCCTGCTGCAGGGGCGTGCGGCCCACCCCGCGCCGGTCTTCGACAGGGACCTCTCCGCCCTCCTCCTTCTGGATGGCGGAGAGGCGCTGCGCCTGGACCTGCACCCCACGCGCGGCTGGGTGCGCATCGTCCCGCGCCCCGAGGGGCTGGAGGGGCACGCCCCCGAGGCGCGCATCGTACGCGTGGCCGCCGCGCCGGACGAGCGGCTCCTGCGCATCGAGCTGCAGGAGGGGAACCGCTTTCGCGGGGGTGCGCGCTCCCTCTTCTTCGAGCTGCACACCAACCAGTGGAACGCGCTGCTGGTGGACGGCGCGGACCGGCGCATCGTATCCGTCCTGCGCTCGCGCGAGGCGGGCGGGCGGCGGCTGCACGCGGGCGAGGAGTACGCGCCACCGGCCCCGCAGTCGCGCCTCTCCGCGCGCACCACGGAGCGCGACCGCCTGCGCGTGGAGTGGCACCTGCGCCTGGCCTTCGTCGCCCCCGATCAGCGCCGCGGCGAGCTCCTCCGCGGGTTTGCCGATGCCAGCCCCCTGAACGCCGACGCCATCCTGGGCGACGCCGCTGCCAGCGACGACGCGGCGGCGCTGGACCCCGCCTTCGAGCGCTGGTGGCACGTCCACGCGGGCGATACGGAGCCGGTGCTGCTGGACGCGCGCTGGGGGAAGCAGCCCTATCCGCGCCGGCTGGAGGGGATCGCGGCGGAGCCCTTTCCCACCCTCCTCGCCGCCTGGGCCACGCTGGCGACCTCGGACGAGGTGCCGGGGCGCGAGCAGGAGATCGCGCGGCTCCTCACCCGCGCTCGCCGACGGCTGGAGGGCGTCCGCCGCCGCGCCGCCAAGCTGTACACCGAGCTGCAGGGTGTGGGCGCCGCGGAGCCGCTGCGCGCGCGTGGCGAGCTCCTGCTGGCCAACCTGCACCGGGTGCAGCACGGTGCCTCGCGCGTGACCGTGTACGACCACGAGGGCCGCAAGATCAAGCTCACCGTTGACCCCGCGCTGCGCCCGCACGAGAACGCCAACCGCTGGTTCGAGGAAGCGCGCCGCCTGGACCGCATAGCCGAGCGCATCCCCGGCCTCATCGAGCGCGCGGAGAGCGAGGTGCGCCGCTGGGAGAAGGGCATCGCCGCCGCCGAGGCCGGCGAGCCGCCCGCCTGGATGGAAGCCGCCCTGCGCCGCGCCGAGTCGAAAGAGGCGAAGAGTCCGGCGCAGATGCGCGACCGCAAGCCGTACCGCGTCTACCGCACCTCGGGCGGGCTGGAGGTGCGCGTGGGGCGCACGCGCGAGGACAACGACCGCCTCACCTTCCACCACGCCTCGCCGGGCGACGTGTGGCTGCACGCGCGCTCCGTCCCCGGCTCGCACGTGGTGCTGCGCTGGCAGGAGGAGGGCGCCCCCCCCGCCCGCGACCTGGAGGAGGCGGCGACGCTGGCCGCCTGGCACAGCAAGGCCCGCTCCTCCGGCACCGTCGCCGTGGACTGGACGCGCCGCCGCTACGTGCGCAAGCCGCGCGGCGCCCCTCCCGGCCGAGTCACCATCCAGCAGGCGAAAACGGTGTTCGTCTCGCCAGATGGGGAGCTGGAGGAGCGGCTGCGGGAGTAG
- a CDS encoding cellulase family glycosylhydrolase yields the protein MRIRLVAAAALLLAACTDDLPLSSPLSPGGASPRANTYSQPADWRGHWQSTRDLWIYDKAPEVGINIHMFGQAQQRQHMDMAGAAGMRLVRVPIFWAEMDPEGDGIYDPNKMEAIADRVQSARERGLELVFSVHGMWFDSASAASGTPLPWQSATSLQAFNQHFSTFLSDMVAAFGDVKFWQIWNEQDHPNWAKPWREYSGNVDSYHWGVGYASTLRAVYPIFKAQGKWVLLGGLEGPNLRFVEGMYAGFEATGGKPYPLDIMAMHAYGANPYDQWGPFTIVHTLTPVMNAYGDINRPIWVTETGTSGDWYMRAYGAPGGSSDDMANAFDQHQRGYYEALVNGFHGTPITKVLPYNMITGGGEPAVTFPDGRDVKDYNLSLTRFTNPSIPRLAWQWLHGRGATTRSAWDRPAATGDFRVTTVGMIPSTQPFLYLDDGSLAVKNVTVNTLTPTSVPFMLPLGYQASISGIGPTGTVYNNQVAGYDTQEKYMNRLRVQPLDVPTIACYQVHQSNVGDQPVVCSHWPDPWTGNEKQRVEQIRITVDNPVWSICYQVYAWNHGWTPWACNGDWAGSRGLSRGIGAMRVRMHRN from the coding sequence ATGCGAATCAGACTCGTAGCCGCCGCGGCGCTGCTGCTCGCCGCGTGCACCGACGACCTGCCCCTGTCCTCACCCCTCAGTCCAGGGGGCGCGTCGCCGAGGGCGAACACGTACAGCCAGCCCGCGGACTGGCGCGGACACTGGCAGAGCACACGCGATCTATGGATCTACGACAAGGCTCCAGAGGTCGGCATCAACATCCACATGTTCGGCCAGGCGCAGCAGCGTCAGCACATGGACATGGCGGGTGCCGCGGGGATGCGCCTCGTCCGTGTCCCGATTTTCTGGGCGGAGATGGACCCGGAGGGCGACGGGATCTACGACCCGAACAAGATGGAGGCAATCGCCGACAGGGTACAATCCGCGCGGGAACGGGGGCTCGAGCTCGTGTTCTCGGTCCACGGAATGTGGTTCGACTCGGCGTCCGCGGCGAGTGGAACCCCGCTCCCCTGGCAGAGCGCCACCTCGCTCCAGGCCTTCAACCAGCATTTTTCCACTTTCCTGAGCGACATGGTCGCTGCCTTCGGAGACGTGAAATTCTGGCAGATCTGGAACGAGCAGGACCATCCCAACTGGGCCAAGCCCTGGCGCGAGTACTCGGGCAACGTCGACTCGTACCACTGGGGGGTCGGCTACGCGTCGACGCTCCGGGCCGTGTACCCGATCTTCAAGGCACAAGGCAAGTGGGTGCTCCTCGGTGGCCTGGAGGGGCCCAACCTGCGTTTCGTGGAGGGGATGTACGCTGGGTTCGAGGCCACCGGGGGGAAGCCGTACCCGCTCGACATCATGGCGATGCATGCATACGGCGCGAATCCCTACGACCAGTGGGGACCGTTCACCATTGTGCACACGCTCACCCCCGTAATGAACGCATACGGGGACATCAACCGCCCGATCTGGGTCACGGAGACGGGAACGTCCGGCGATTGGTACATGAGGGCGTACGGCGCTCCGGGGGGCAGCTCGGACGACATGGCGAACGCGTTCGACCAGCACCAGCGCGGCTACTACGAAGCGCTGGTGAATGGGTTCCACGGTACGCCCATCACCAAGGTGCTCCCCTACAACATGATCACGGGAGGCGGCGAGCCTGCCGTGACCTTCCCAGACGGGCGCGACGTGAAGGACTACAACCTGTCGCTTACGAGGTTCACGAACCCGTCGATCCCCCGGCTCGCGTGGCAGTGGCTGCATGGCCGGGGCGCGACCACCCGCTCCGCATGGGACCGGCCCGCGGCCACGGGAGACTTCCGGGTCACGACGGTCGGGATGATCCCGTCGACCCAGCCGTTCCTCTACCTGGACGACGGATCGCTGGCGGTCAAGAACGTAACGGTAAACACGCTCACTCCAACGAGTGTGCCGTTCATGTTGCCGTTGGGGTACCAGGCGAGCATCAGCGGGATAGGCCCTACAGGCACGGTCTACAACAACCAGGTGGCGGGGTACGACACGCAGGAAAAGTACATGAACCGCCTCCGCGTGCAGCCGCTCGACGTTCCGACCATCGCCTGCTACCAGGTTCACCAGTCCAACGTCGGAGATCAGCCGGTGGTATGCTCCCACTGGCCCGATCCGTGGACGGGAAATGAGAAACAGCGCGTGGAACAGATCCGCATCACGGTCGACAACCCGGTCTGGTCCATCTGCTACCAGGTCTACGCCTGGAACCACGGATGGACCCCTTGGGCGTGCAACGGCGACTGGGCCGGCAGCCGCGGCCTCTCACGCGGCATCGGGGCTATGCGCGTCCGCATGCACCGCAACTAG
- a CDS encoding methyl-accepting chemotaxis protein has translation MNAERDVSTVMHRILAGYARGVLYAGALLTLTVAVLYPPRTTGGWIAALAGIVAVALLRLGAVPLSKFAYVTMTVVPVAPLVMMGEPAAAVLAAYLGTVAGDALRRKDVIPALINAGRESLAAVAGAGVFAAVVAVRGQTYPSGIGAGDVFSAEWIPTIVAFFLAYLAASRGLFYFSLAYRGKLSQAEWMIIFRYEVISAFLGIIAALAVAAALIMYGTHLGWAFILAFVIFAGLLARALVVEAIASEELRKVVAMEAVIAAGMTLGESLEQIERLAARLVEWRWLRIYAVDGNRLAPIYPAANGGAPIAEASDLHVEAAGRDDALIVADLRREGRFHGDGARSLVLQPLQYGRTVLGVLEIAHHRPRAYGPNEVRLIERFGRQVSLALQLDSLVRPMTQSAGEVEGQLRELGGRLAELRASGVEVAEHAAAMGEQVADQGERTARGREVAAQLAAAAEQMARDARSSADTSRDTGRMAVQNRGAIEEAIGRLVELRDFVDLEAQELAGLERASERISSLVGSIGQIADQTNLLALNAAIEAARAGEQGRGFAVVADEVRNLADSSARAALEARDVVESVRGQVHAALGRMQAGSERVSGVGDLSRTALDSVQRIAAAAGESADLTTRMAGRAEEQRLRLAALLGEIATIAGLAERNGHGATGVATAAREQAETLAEVERAVAALGQVSVRLNTYIARFNEMGA, from the coding sequence ATGAACGCGGAGCGCGACGTGTCCACGGTGATGCACCGCATCCTCGCCGGCTACGCGCGCGGCGTGTTGTACGCGGGCGCGCTGCTCACCCTGACCGTCGCCGTGCTCTACCCGCCGCGCACCACAGGGGGGTGGATCGCCGCCCTCGCCGGGATCGTGGCGGTGGCGCTGCTGCGGCTGGGGGCGGTGCCGCTCTCCAAGTTCGCGTACGTCACCATGACGGTGGTGCCGGTGGCGCCGCTGGTGATGATGGGCGAGCCCGCCGCCGCCGTCCTCGCCGCCTACCTCGGCACCGTGGCCGGCGACGCGCTCCGCCGCAAGGACGTCATCCCCGCGCTGATCAACGCCGGGCGCGAGTCGCTCGCCGCGGTGGCCGGGGCGGGGGTGTTCGCGGCGGTCGTCGCGGTTCGCGGCCAGACCTACCCGTCTGGGATCGGCGCCGGCGACGTGTTCTCGGCGGAGTGGATCCCCACCATCGTCGCCTTCTTCCTGGCATACCTGGCGGCGAGCCGCGGGCTCTTCTACTTCTCGCTGGCGTACCGCGGAAAGCTGAGCCAGGCGGAGTGGATGATCATCTTCCGCTACGAGGTGATCTCCGCGTTCCTGGGGATCATCGCCGCGCTGGCGGTGGCGGCGGCGCTCATCATGTACGGCACGCACCTGGGATGGGCCTTCATCCTGGCGTTCGTGATCTTTGCCGGCCTCCTGGCGCGCGCCCTGGTTGTGGAGGCGATCGCGTCCGAGGAGCTGCGCAAGGTGGTGGCGATGGAGGCGGTGATCGCCGCGGGGATGACGCTGGGCGAGTCGCTGGAGCAGATCGAGCGGCTGGCGGCGCGGCTGGTGGAGTGGCGCTGGCTGCGCATCTACGCGGTCGATGGAAACCGCCTGGCGCCGATCTATCCCGCGGCGAACGGCGGCGCCCCCATCGCCGAGGCGAGCGACCTGCACGTGGAGGCCGCCGGGCGCGACGACGCGCTGATAGTGGCCGACCTGCGCCGCGAGGGGCGGTTCCACGGCGACGGCGCCCGCTCGCTCGTGCTGCAGCCGCTCCAGTACGGTCGCACGGTGCTGGGGGTGCTGGAGATCGCGCACCACCGTCCCCGCGCGTACGGGCCCAACGAGGTGCGGCTGATCGAGCGCTTCGGCCGCCAGGTCTCGCTCGCGCTGCAGCTCGACTCGCTGGTGCGCCCCATGACGCAGAGCGCGGGTGAGGTGGAGGGGCAGCTCCGGGAGCTGGGCGGACGGCTGGCCGAGCTGCGCGCGAGCGGGGTGGAGGTGGCCGAGCACGCCGCCGCCATGGGCGAGCAGGTCGCCGATCAGGGCGAGCGCACCGCCCGCGGCCGCGAGGTCGCCGCCCAGCTCGCCGCCGCCGCCGAGCAGATGGCGCGCGACGCCCGCTCCTCCGCCGACACCAGCCGCGACACGGGGCGCATGGCCGTGCAGAACCGCGGCGCCATCGAGGAGGCGATCGGGCGGCTGGTGGAGCTGCGCGACTTCGTGGACCTGGAGGCGCAGGAGCTGGCGGGCCTGGAGCGCGCCTCCGAGCGCATCTCCTCGCTGGTGGGCTCCATCGGCCAGATCGCGGACCAGACCAACCTCCTCGCCCTCAACGCCGCCATCGAGGCCGCGCGCGCCGGCGAGCAGGGACGCGGCTTCGCGGTGGTGGCGGACGAGGTGCGCAACCTTGCGGACAGCAGCGCCCGCGCCGCCCTGGAGGCGCGCGACGTGGTGGAGTCCGTTCGCGGACAGGTGCACGCCGCGTTGGGACGCATGCAGGCCGGCTCCGAGCGCGTCTCCGGCGTTGGCGACCTGTCGCGCACCGCGCTCGACTCCGTGCAGCGCATCGCGGCGGCCGCCGGCGAGTCGGCCGACCTCACCACGCGCATGGCGGGCCGCGCGGAGGAGCAGCGCCTGCGCCTCGCCGCCCTCCTGGGAGAGATCGCCACCATCGCCGGGCTGGCCGAGCGCAACGGCCACGGCGCCACGGGTGTCGCCACCGCCGCCCGCGAGCAGGCGGAGACGCTGGCGGAGGTGGAGCGTGCGGTGGCGGCGCTGGGGCAGGTGTCCGTGCGGCTGAACACGTACATCGCGCGGTTCAACGAGATGGGGGCGTAG
- the trpA gene encoding tryptophan synthase subunit alpha: MSATISSDRITLAEAFAACRAQRRAALIPYITAGHPSPADTPALLRMLAEEGADVIELGIPFSDPLADGPTIQRSSFQAIEQGVDLRWTLERLAEFRATHDTPVVIFTYLNPILRHGVARFLADATEAGAQGVLVTDLPVGADPELEAAFAASPLDLIRLIAPTTLPARVKVIAAAARGFVYYVSRTGVTGAQMSLAAGLAAEVDAVRAATTVPVAVGFGISTPEQAAVVAANADGVVVGSALVDLLGRAGVEGARPLVRGLRAAVQRPG, from the coding sequence ATGTCGGCGACTATTTCGTCTGACCGAATCACCCTGGCGGAAGCCTTCGCCGCCTGCCGCGCGCAGCGGCGCGCCGCCCTGATCCCCTACATCACCGCAGGACACCCCTCCCCCGCGGACACCCCCGCCCTCCTGCGCATGCTGGCCGAAGAGGGCGCCGACGTCATCGAGCTGGGCATTCCCTTCAGTGACCCGCTGGCGGACGGGCCCACCATCCAGCGCTCGTCGTTCCAGGCGATCGAGCAGGGGGTGGACCTGCGCTGGACGCTGGAGCGGCTGGCCGAGTTCCGCGCCACGCACGACACGCCGGTGGTGATCTTCACCTACCTCAACCCCATCCTGCGCCACGGCGTCGCGCGCTTCCTGGCCGACGCGACGGAGGCGGGCGCGCAGGGGGTGCTGGTGACGGACCTCCCCGTGGGCGCCGATCCGGAGCTGGAGGCCGCCTTCGCCGCTTCGCCGCTGGACCTGATCCGCCTGATCGCCCCCACCACGCTCCCTGCCCGCGTCAAGGTGATCGCGGCGGCGGCGCGCGGCTTCGTGTACTACGTGTCGAGGACGGGCGTGACGGGGGCGCAGATGTCGCTCGCCGCGGGCCTGGCCGCCGAGGTGGACGCGGTGCGCGCCGCCACTACGGTGCCGGTGGCGGTGGGCTTCGGCATCTCCACACCCGAGCAGGCCGCCGTCGTCGCCGCCAACGCGGACGGCGTGGTGGTGGGGAGCGCGCTGGTGGACCTGCTGGGGCGCGCGGGCGTGGAGGGCGCGCGTCCCCTGGTGCGCGGCCTGCGCGCCGCGGTCCAGCGCCCGGGCTGA
- a CDS encoding HD-GYP domain-containing protein, whose protein sequence is MSAPATSTGAPHSGDERVVQLRGRDLLFAMAAATRALQLYPLENQAVVNALAELDATARALMDQEGELSVRYVGDFFFVNDLRLRIDLASYATFGLVGRALHRHGIGTVEAFPGAGTAEWTAFLSLLMAEPHADNRFGHFAERLARSAVLHLAVHPDQDRDPETDENAKQMAKRAYAHTVAVARETMSALRMGKGVSIRPVKRAVQSIVDQVLTNESSIFGLTTLRDYDEYTFTHSVNVCIFSVALGKKLGFDKHQLYELGLGALLHDVGKAKMPWEVINKPGPLTTEEFKVMQEHPTEGLLTLFAMRGLAELPLRAMLVAYEHHMKIDQTGYPRSLRPRTTSLFGRIVAVADGFDAATTKRSYQAQPWPADHVLREMRDNTTRGFDPLIVKAFISMTGIYPVGSLVILDSYELAVVVAASTRPDAMHQPTVRIIHDSMGIPLDPAPLLDLTQVNPATGEPLRSIIKTTDPERYGIHVGDYFV, encoded by the coding sequence GTGAGCGCCCCGGCCACCTCCACCGGCGCGCCGCACTCCGGCGACGAGCGCGTGGTGCAGCTGCGCGGGCGCGACCTCCTCTTCGCGATGGCGGCCGCCACGCGCGCGCTGCAGCTCTATCCGCTGGAGAACCAGGCGGTGGTCAACGCCCTGGCCGAGCTGGACGCCACCGCGCGCGCCCTGATGGACCAGGAGGGCGAGCTCTCCGTGCGCTACGTGGGCGACTTCTTCTTCGTCAACGATCTTCGACTGCGCATCGACCTGGCGAGCTACGCCACGTTTGGGCTGGTCGGGCGCGCGCTGCACCGGCACGGGATCGGGACGGTGGAGGCGTTCCCCGGCGCGGGGACGGCGGAGTGGACGGCGTTCCTCTCGCTCCTGATGGCGGAACCGCACGCGGACAACCGCTTCGGCCACTTCGCGGAGCGGCTGGCCCGCAGCGCCGTCCTGCACCTGGCCGTGCACCCGGACCAGGACCGCGACCCGGAGACGGACGAGAACGCGAAGCAGATGGCCAAGCGCGCCTACGCCCACACCGTCGCCGTCGCGCGCGAGACGATGTCGGCGCTGCGCATGGGCAAGGGCGTCTCCATCCGCCCGGTAAAGCGCGCGGTGCAGTCCATCGTGGACCAGGTGCTCACCAACGAGAGCTCCATCTTCGGCCTCACCACGCTGCGCGACTATGACGAGTACACCTTCACCCACTCGGTGAACGTGTGCATCTTCTCGGTCGCGCTGGGAAAGAAGCTGGGCTTCGACAAGCACCAGCTGTACGAGCTGGGGCTGGGGGCGCTGCTGCACGACGTGGGCAAGGCGAAGATGCCGTGGGAGGTGATCAACAAGCCCGGCCCCCTGACCACCGAGGAGTTCAAGGTGATGCAGGAGCACCCCACGGAGGGGCTCCTCACGCTCTTCGCCATGCGCGGGCTGGCCGAGCTTCCGCTGCGCGCCATGCTGGTGGCGTACGAGCACCACATGAAGATCGACCAGACGGGTTATCCGCGCTCGCTGAGGCCGCGCACGACCTCGCTCTTCGGGCGGATCGTGGCGGTGGCGGACGGCTTCGACGCGGCCACCACCAAGCGCAGCTACCAGGCGCAGCCCTGGCCGGCGGACCACGTGCTGCGCGAGATGCGCGACAACACCACGCGCGGCTTCGATCCGCTGATCGTGAAGGCGTTCATCAGCATGACCGGCATCTACCCGGTGGGCTCGCTGGTCATCCTGGACAGCTACGAGCTGGCCGTGGTGGTGGCCGCCAGCACCCGGCCGGACGCGATGCACCAGCCCACGGTGCGCATCATCCACGACTCCATGGGGATACCGCTCGACCCCGCGCCCCTGCTGGACCTCACGCAGGTGAACCCCGCCACGGGCGAGCCGCTGCGATCCATCATCAAGACCACCGATCCTGAGCGGTACGGAATCCATGTCGGCGACTATTTCGTCTGA
- a CDS encoding HEAT repeat domain-containing protein, whose translation MTDSLLQTNANASSAANTVADPLRAEVREVVQGISKALRAHLLYEGKSPALDRFMELLAARLGQLWEQVPHLTLSVEERELHWQGAAVFQSDERDNLAFLLYRDGVREVTLRRGFEEEELQRLVEILAHAHQVRGADEDDLLTIFWEKDWLYFRYRYVEALPDGVHLPDAVSGETRAVAAPRAEAEQTPRATLTTDDFREALYFLDQTELNRLAAEVRAEMERDLWTGVLTALFDRMQDGTHARQEQVMEVLGDAIPTLLGAARVDLAAYVVGEMVSVATTARLAPGVLRGVRALFAQLAEPATVAELVRTVEEAGERVRDDDLSTLLSFFPPEALGPLVRAAESSGSPRVRATVQSAAERLGDANREHLVRLLAEADATLVTGAARLVGRLRVQTAAGEVTRLLSRPEAPVRLAAVEALQEIRSPSSAGALEGALEDADREVRVAAARALGTLRYAPARAKLEAALDSKRLRDSELSERIAFFEAYGGVAGAEGVPVLDRVLNGKSWLGRRESGETRACAALGLGRIRHPAAEKALNAAAADADPVVRSAVGRALRGMRQ comes from the coding sequence ATGACCGACTCGCTCCTCCAGACCAACGCCAATGCATCTTCGGCCGCCAACACGGTCGCGGACCCGCTGCGCGCGGAAGTCAGGGAGGTGGTGCAGGGGATCTCCAAGGCGTTGCGGGCGCACCTGCTGTACGAGGGGAAGAGCCCCGCGCTGGACCGCTTCATGGAGCTGCTCGCCGCGCGCCTGGGGCAGCTCTGGGAGCAGGTGCCGCACCTCACGCTCTCGGTGGAGGAGCGCGAGCTGCACTGGCAGGGCGCCGCCGTCTTCCAGAGCGACGAGCGCGACAACCTGGCCTTCCTCCTCTATCGCGACGGGGTGCGCGAGGTCACGCTCCGCCGCGGATTCGAGGAGGAGGAGCTCCAGCGGCTCGTGGAGATCCTGGCCCACGCGCACCAGGTGCGCGGCGCGGACGAGGACGACCTTCTCACCATCTTCTGGGAAAAGGACTGGCTCTACTTCCGCTACCGCTACGTGGAGGCGCTGCCGGACGGGGTGCACCTTCCCGACGCGGTCTCCGGCGAGACCAGGGCCGTCGCCGCGCCGCGCGCCGAGGCGGAGCAGACGCCCCGCGCCACCCTCACCACCGACGACTTCCGCGAGGCGCTCTACTTCCTCGACCAGACGGAGCTGAACCGGCTGGCCGCCGAGGTGCGCGCCGAGATGGAGCGCGACCTGTGGACGGGGGTGCTCACGGCGCTCTTCGACCGGATGCAGGACGGCACGCACGCCCGCCAGGAGCAGGTGATGGAGGTGCTGGGCGATGCCATCCCCACGCTGCTGGGCGCGGCGCGGGTGGACCTGGCGGCGTACGTGGTGGGGGAGATGGTCTCCGTCGCCACGACGGCGCGCCTGGCGCCCGGAGTGCTGCGCGGGGTGCGCGCCCTCTTCGCCCAGCTCGCCGAGCCCGCCACCGTGGCCGAGCTGGTGCGCACCGTGGAGGAAGCCGGCGAGAGGGTGCGCGACGACGACCTCTCCACCCTCCTCTCCTTCTTCCCCCCCGAAGCGCTGGGCCCCCTCGTCCGCGCCGCCGAGAGCAGCGGCTCCCCGCGCGTGCGCGCCACCGTTCAGAGCGCCGCCGAGCGCCTGGGCGACGCCAACCGCGAGCACCTGGTGCGCCTGCTGGCCGAGGCGGACGCGACGCTGGTGACCGGCGCCGCGCGTCTCGTCGGCCGGCTGCGCGTGCAGACGGCGGCGGGGGAGGTCACGCGCCTCCTGTCGCGCCCGGAGGCGCCGGTGCGGCTGGCGGCAGTGGAGGCGCTGCAGGAGATCCGCTCGCCGTCCTCGGCGGGCGCGCTGGAGGGGGCGCTGGAGGACGCGGACCGCGAGGTGCGCGTGGCCGCCGCCCGCGCGCTGGGCACGCTGCGCTACGCCCCGGCCCGCGCGAAGCTGGAGGCCGCGCTCGACTCGAAGCGCCTGCGCGACTCCGAGCTCTCGGAGCGCATCGCCTTCTTCGAGGCGTACGGCGGCGTCGCGGGCGCGGAGGGGGTGCCGGTGCTGGACCGCGTGCTCAACGGCAAGAGCTGGCTGGGGCGGCGCGAGTCGGGGGAGACGCGGGCCTGCGCGGCGCTCGGCCTCGGCCGCATCCGCCACCCCGCCGCCGAGAAGGCGCTGAACGCCGCCGCCGCCGACGCGGACCCCGTAGTGCGGAGCGCGGTAGGCCGCGCGCTGCGGGGGATGCGCCAGTGA